From a single Ornithorhynchus anatinus isolate Pmale09 chromosome 15, mOrnAna1.pri.v4, whole genome shotgun sequence genomic region:
- the GPR142 gene encoding probable G-protein coupled receptor 142, whose translation MMSPNSTGPDQRAGPQEGAPPSPCVAGVFPIIYYSILLGLGLPVNILTAAALARLTTRTRKASYRYLLALTGADILTQVVIVFVGFLLQAAVLARRVPQAVVHAANVLEFAANHASIWVAVLLALDRYSALCRPLRHRASSSPGRTRRAIAAVFVAALLTGIPFYWWLDVWRDADPPDTLDTLLKWAHCLTIYFIPCGIFLITNSVIVHRLRRRGRPRLGRTTAILLGVTTLFAVLWAPRTVVMLCHLYVASVNKDWRVHLALDLANMVAMLTTVINFFLYCCISKTFRATVRELLRSSRPPGPEAHARGSANAVLKPTGLPEGASP comes from the exons ATGATGTCCCCTAATAGCACCGGGCCGGACCAGAGGGCGGGTCCCCAAGAGGGAGCCCCACCGTCCCCCTGTGTGGCCGGGGTCTTCCCCATCATCTATTACAGCATCctgctgggcctggggctgcCGG TCAACATACTGACCGCGGCCGCTCTGGCCCGCCTCACCACCAGGACCCGGAAGGCCTCCTACCGCTACCTGCTGGCCCTGACCGGGGCCGATATCCTGACGCAGGTGGTCATCGTCTTCGTGGGCTTCCTGCTGCAGGCCGCGGTGCTGGCCCGTCGGGTCCCCCAGGCCGTGGTCCACGCGGCCAACGTGCTGGAGTTCGCCGCCAACCACGCCTCCATCTGGGTGGCCGTGCTGCTGGCCCTGGACCGCTACTCGGCCCTGTGCCGGCCCCTTCGgcaccgggcctcctcctcccccggccgcaCCCGGAGGGCCATCGCCGCCGTCTTCGTTGCCGCCCTGCTCACCGGCATCCCCTTCTACTGGTGGCTCGACGTCTGGAGAGACGCGGACCCCCCGGACACGCTGGACACCTTGCTCAAGTGGGCCCACTGCCTCACCATCTACTTCATCCCCTGCGGCATCTTCCTGATCACCAACTCGGTCATCGTCCACCGgctgaggcggcgggggcggccccgcctGGGCAGGACCACCGCCATCCTGCTGGGGGTCACGACGCTCTTTGCGGTCCTCTGGGCCCCCCGGACGGTCGTCATGCTCTGTCACCTCTACGTGGCCTCGGTCAACAAGGACTGGCGAGTCCACCTGGCCCTGGACCTGGCCAACATGGTGGCCATGCTCACCACCGTCATCAACTTCTTCCTCTACTGTTGCATCAGCAAGACCTTCCGGGCCACTGTCCGCGAACTACTCcgctcctcccggcccccgggccccgaggCCCACGCGAGGGGCTCGGCCAATGCGGTGCTCAAGCCTACGGGACTCCCCGAGGGGGCTTCCCCATAA